The genomic segment ATTAGATAAAGGatgataattttcatattttgtgGTGGACAGCTCGAAAATGTGGATAAGGCAGAGAGGCGTTGGCAGGACCAGTACTGCCTCATTGTCATTGGCTTTCTGCATTTGTCAATCACATTCAAAGATCATAATCTTTTGACACCCAAAACCTTGAGGAAGCTCACTGAGGTACTTGGGACTGGAAAGACATGAAAGGACCTTAGCTCGTGCTCACAGGAGTTGGGACGCTGAAAATTTTTCAGATTTTTCAAGCTTCCTCCTTTTTCTTGCCTTGTTTTTCTCCACTTAATTGGTTTATGTTACAATACAGAAGTGAGCTTGATTTGTTACGGTGgattgtcgtaacgtgcgggtccgggaacccgaccgcCAGACGCGGAcgaaaattaaaatggttagggagtcgccaccaatcttttttttcttatctaggtatgattggtcacctattaatccgattctaatcgacgaagtcctaaattaattttaggtccgtcgAAAGAACAAGAACTGATCTACGTTTTTTAGAGACGgattcgggagtacggttacagACGGAGAAGGATTAGCACCTCCATAGCGCTCGTTCCACAAACgataccatttaatcttaagttatcttatTATAGTctacttttaatttaatccctacttattaattaaacttttattaaattgactgattgagtttttttatttggttttacgtatgcacatgatgcaagcgtaaaatgatgtcatgacttgtttattttaaataatagagtcggtaatcttttattgaaaaatcattcgaagaccatcccaacgctttggtgaagtctcgaaatttTCCTCACCTAGAAATATCCCcggaagaactcgtctctacaagctcctaggggaaatcccatcatcaggATTCCCGTgccatttgcaaaataaatgTGGCGTGTTATGACAGGATAAAATGCTAATGTCTACATGCACGCGTTTATTGACTTAGGTGATTCATAATTCACCCAACtatgtatttaaatatttatcacCTTGTTTATATacttagtattattttaattattattattatttttagagTTTCCTATTTAAATCTATATTCTTTAACTAGCATAGTGAATTAATATTCCATCTTatgtattattttccttttttaatcaaataaataattaattaaattaatggttaacttaattttatttaatgatatTTATTTGCTAATTAACTAACTACACTAACCTAGATTTAAATGTGATATTAtgtagatttatttttctcaatatatattattattttagcaACGATTATTTGAGTTGATGGGTATTGAAATTTGGAGTTCGGATTTATCCCGACGCTTCGGTGAAAATCCGTCTCGAACTtcgcatttaaaaaaaaatccacttAGAAGATGCAACTCTTTACCTATCTTAGGtgaaatttttcaaataatcatttcattcattttttttatttttattattttattatttttattttttttatttcttctcatTTACTTATCATTAttactatatttatttaaaaaaaaaacaaactaaatctattatgaattttcttatgttatatatatatatttctctaAACTATGCAtctttactattattttttattattactatcatttttattttttaatattaaatataagcattcatattatatatatatttctttcctagaaaaaataaatgcattttAATTACAGTGGGCTAAACCCaggcaaaaaaagaagagttaTACCTTATTGGGTTGCAATTGGCCCAATTCGGAGACCCACAAAAAGCCCGAGTCTGCTGCACTGGATCTGACTTCCTANatatatatatattctctaaactATGCAtctttactattatttttattattactatcatttttattttttaatattaaatataagcattcatattatatatatatttctttcctagaaaaaataaatgcattttAATTACAGTGGGCTAAACCCaggcaaaaaaagaagagttaTACCTTATTGGGTTGCAATTGGCCCAATTCGGAGACCCACAAAAAGCCCGAGTCTGCTGCACTGGATCTGACTTCCTAGGTCCACTAAACTGAGCCCAAAATGCACCGTTTGGAGTGTTTGCTTGGCAGCTTGTGCTCCTCCAAAATGGCGTTGTTTTGGAGACCTTAAACCTAAGTatttaagctttctttttctcttctcctctCATTTTTGgcccttttttctctctctagtcgTCGGCCTCTCTgccttctctctaaaatttttcccctctctctctttctcttatgGCCGGCGCTTCCACTGTTTTCCTCACAGCCAACCAGTGAGACTTCAGCCTCCCTCTCTCCCTCGAAGCCTTCTTTCCTTCCGATAGACGGATCTGGCACTCCCTGCCTCGGTCGACGGTGACCCAACCGGGTCTACCTTTTCCCTTGTCGGTGGTCGGTATACCGACCTCGAAAAGCTTTGGCTTCCACTCTCCTTTAGCCGGCACTCCAAAGATCCAACCCTTCCCTCAAAGCTCACCAATCTCCTTCACTCAAACAAACCCGAATCCAAATCCTAGCCCTCTGctctctctcatttttttttgtgtataTGTTCTTGTGCTTTGTTTTTTGattgttgtttttttatttttgcctaTGGCTAGGTAGCTTGTTGGTAgatttaggatttttttttttggattttgatcTCCCTTTTGGTTTTGCAGGTGGTGCCTTAAAAGCtgggttgtccaaaaatttggacaacccgGCAATGGGGTTCTGGCACCAAGGAGTTGGTGGCCAGAGCCCCATCATGCATGGTGGTTGGGGAAGGGATGGCCAGGCATACGCCCAgccatttctttctctctttttatttatttatttattttatattttttattatatatattttttattttattatttttttttgaggtGTCTACAATTGTCCCTCTTTATACATTCTTGAGAATCAAGGATAATGCAAAGACGTAGACACCACATTTGACTTATCTCGAAGCTAGTTGATTTAATCAAATCGATCTAGAATCGACTTATCTCAAAATAAGTtcgatttaaacaaaaatgaaatttttagacttGATCTAGGCTTGACCCATATTAGAACAAATTCGATTAAAATTTCTAGATTTAATTttggctcgacctatctcacaacaggttcgatttaaacaaaattgaactTCCTAAACTAAATTTaagctcgacctatctcataACAGTTtcgatttaaacaaaattaaaatttttagacttaatctaggcttgacctatctcacaacagattcgatttaaaaattgaaattcctaaacttaatttaggctcgacctatctcataacaggttcgattttaacaaaattaaaatttttagacttaatctaggctcgacctatctcacaacatgtttgatttaaacaaaattaaaattcttaaactaaatttaggctcgacctatctcataacaggttcgatttaaaaaaaattaaaatttttagacttaatctaggctcgacttatctcacaacaggtttgattaaaacaaaattaaaattcctaaactaaatttaggctcgacctatctcacaacaggttcgATTAAATTCTTTAATGCTAACTTAATTAGATTaacatgaaatgaaaaaactcAAATCCTTCCATCAAAGTTTTACAATCCCAACACTTTAGGTCAAGTGAATTTCTACCTTCGAAGCTTGGgacatgaattaattttgattcttgTCGGGTGCATGGCTAGACATGTATGCGTGATTGACatgatgaaatgttttcatgtttatgattCATTAAGGCTCCGAGACCCTTCTCTTGTTTCATCCGATTTTTCACTGTAACTCTCGATCTTCTTTGCctgttttctttccttctggAGACTTCAGGTAACTCCAGATTTTTCTTAAGTACCCTCTCTTTTGACATTTGACTTTGCCTTAGGTTCGAGGCTCTGCCAttcctttttttctcatcATTAAGTTTTTTGCTGAACAATGAGTGTAATTTCTtacttaattagtttattttttttaccagTCATCATTCATTTCTATGACAATCACTATGTGAATCATGGGATGGTAAATAATGAAAGGGTTAAAATAAAGAGGCAAAGGAGAATTTCATATATGAGAAATCAAATAATTCAAGGCAAAGAGAATTTACAGAGCAAACATTAGATCTTTAAGTGATGAACACTCAGACCATTCAGAGAAAACAATCTGATATTCGATTTCAAGAATTGTCCTTGATTGATGCTTTGAGCAAATCTGTGGGTTGCAGACTCCCTAACTTCCCCTGTTTTGTGAAATTGTGGAGCTCCATTCATAATGTATTTCTACCTCAATCTTGTGTCCCATTTAGGCTGACATCTTTAAATTTCATTATAACTTCCTGCTTTTCGACCTCAAGCCTCcatttttgggttttcagCATGAGTCTCCTCCTTTAGGTACGAGCTGCCCTTTTTGGGTTTTCACCACGAACCCcttctggttttttttttttaagcatagTACTTCTTTACCGCATCCGCATTTATCGGATTAGGCAAATCTTCCCCATCCATGTCAGCCAAAATTAAAGCTCTTCCTGAAAAAACCTTCTTTACCACATACGGTGCTTCCCAATTCGGCATCCATTTTCTCCGAAAATCAGTTTGATTAGGGAGTATTCTCTTGAAAACCAACTCTCCTTCTCGAAATTGCCTGGGATGAACTTTTTTCTCGTATGCTCTCATCATCCTTCGTTGGTACATCTGGCCATGACAAAGAGCTGCAAGCCTTTTCTCCTCAATCAGATTCAATTGTTCGTAACGGGAGCGGACCCACTCAGCATCTTCCAATTCTGTTTCCATCAACACTCTCAGTGATGAGATTTCTACTTCAACAGGTAGAACTGCTTTTGTACTATATACTAATAAATACGGAGTTGCCCCGGTGGAGGTAAGCACAGAAGTTCGATATGCATGCAAGGCAAAAGGAAGTTTTTCATGCCAGTCTTTATAAACTTCAGTCATCTTTTCGACaatatttttgatatttttattggcTGCCTCTACCGCTCCGTTCATCTTCGGACGGTAAGTTATCGAGTTATGATGTTTGATCTTGAATTTAGTGCAAACCTCCTTCACCATCGCACCATTCAAATTGCTTGCATTATCAGTGATGATCCTTTCCGGTAGCCCATACCGACATATGATCTCCTTTTGGATGAACTTGCACACCACCTTTTGTGTCACATTGGCATAGGAAGCTGCTTCTACCCATTTCGTGAAATAATCAATGGCCACCAATATGAATCGATGTCCATTAGAGGCTTTCGGCGTAATAAGCCCAATCACATCCATTCCCCACATTGAAAATGATCAATGTGCTATGAAAATGTGCAATGGGGCTGGTGGAGCATGGATTCTATCAGCGTAAACTTGACACTTGTGGCATTTTCGAGCAAAGTTTATGCAGTCTAATTCCAATGTCAACCAATAATAACCAGCTCTCATAATTTGTCTAGCCAACATATGTCCATTAGCATGAGCTCCACAAGTTCCTTCGTGGActtctttcattattttgttgtcTTCCGTAATATCCACACATCTCAAGAGTACTTGATCTGGACTCCTTTTGTAGAGCACTTCTCCGCTAAGGAAGAAACCCATTGCTAATCTTCTAAGAGTTCGCTTGTCATTGTCCGTGACATTCTCAGGATATGCCTGGTGCTGGATGTATGGCATGATATCATGATACCACGGCTTACCATCAACCTCTTCCTCAACATTCAAGCAGTGTACAGAGACTTCACGGACTTCTAAATCAAAAGGGCGTACATCAGTcgcttcttttattttgaacatcgCTGCGAGGGTGGCCAAAGCATCAGCAATCTGATTCTCTTCTCGAGGCAAATGGTTGAAGCTGATTTCTTTGAACTGTTTGCTTAATTCTATAACCAACTTTTTATATGGAACTAGTTTAGAATCTCTAGTTTCCTATTCACCTCTCATTTGACATATCACCAAAGCCGAATCTTCGTAAACATCTATCATGTCAGCCTTCATCTCGATTGCTGCTTGTAATCCCATTACCAACACTTCATACTCCGCCATATTATTAGTACAATTGAAATTTAATCTCGTTGTGGCTGGATAATACTTTCCATTTGGAGAAATCAACACTGCCCCAATTCCGTGCCCCAAAGTATTGGATGCTCCATTAAAATACATCTTCCATAGATTAAGTTCATTGGAATCATCATTTTCTATGTGCAAGACGACCATCAAATCTTCATCTGGAAAATCGAAACTTATAGATTCATAATCCTCATTAGCTCGATCTGCAAGGAAATCGGCGATGGCGCTccctttgattgatttttgggatacatacacaatatcatacTCAGACAATAGCACTTGCCATCGAGCTATTCTTCCAAACAGGTAgggtttttcaaaaatatacttgatGGGATCTAATTTCGTCACAAACCATGTTGTGTGATACAACATATACTGTCGGAGCCTCTGGACAGTCCATGCTAGCGCACAACACATCTTTTCGATCGCAGAATATTTGGACTCATACTTCGTGAATTTCTTGCTCAAGTAATATACGGCCCGTTCTTTCTTCCCCGTTTCATCATGTTGTCTCAATACACATCCCATAGAATTCTTGTTCACagtcaaatacaaaataagagGTTTTCTAACCATCGGTGGCACCAACACCGGAGTAGTGTGTGAGAAGGAATATATTGACCTTGGACCAATAATTTCACATTCCCCTTATCCTAAATTTCCcgtaattattaaaaatagtgAAGTAATAATAGCAAAATAACTGAAtgcattaaacaaaaatatgcaaaattgATGCTAGggaaaacaacaaattatttaaggcttaagataacttatgattaattaatggtTTGACTCTCGATGTCCCCAGTGGAGTAGCCATCTGTCGTAACA from the Theobroma cacao cultivar B97-61/B2 chromosome 8, Criollo_cocoa_genome_V2, whole genome shotgun sequence genome contains:
- the LOC108663007 gene encoding uncharacterized protein LOC108663007, giving the protein MVRKPLILYLTVNKNSMGCVLRQHDETGKKERAVYYLSKKFTKYESKYSAIEKMCCALAWTVQRLRQYMLYHTTWFVTKLDPIKYIFEKPYLFGRIARWQVLLSEYDIVYVSQKSIKGSAIADFLADRANEDYESISFDFPDEDLMVVLHIENDDSNELNLWKMYFNGASNTLGHGIGAVLISPNGKYYPATTRLNFNCTNNMAEYEVLVMGLQAAIEMKADMIDVYEDSALVICQMRELSKQFKEISFNHLPREENQIADALATLAAMFKIKEATDVRPFDLEVREVSVHCLNVEEEVDGKPWYHDIMPYIQHQAYPENVTDNDKRTLRRLAMGFFLSGEVLYKRSPDQVLLRCVDITEDNKIMKEVHEGTCGAHANGHMLARQIMRAGYYWLTLELDCINFARKCHKCQVYADRIHAPPAPLHIFIAH